The Pecten maximus chromosome 11, xPecMax1.1, whole genome shotgun sequence genome has a segment encoding these proteins:
- the LOC117338548 gene encoding epsin-1-like yields MQPFLRGLMQPFLRGLMQPFLSGLMQPFLRGLMQPFLRGLMQPFLRGLMQPFLCGLMQPFLSGLMQPFLRGLMQPFLRGLMQPFLRGLMQPFLSGLMQPFLYGLMQPFLRGLMQPFPRGLISKSSGHYCSPPLRPMQPIPRGLMQHPRALFSHPCAPYDPGPRLMQQFLRGLSSHSSAALADIPPRPIPPFLRCPYAAIPPRPYAAIPPRPYAAIPQRPYAAIPPRPYAAIHLPPYAAIPPTPYSAIPSRPYAAIPSRPYAAIPPRPYAAIPSRPYAAIPPRPYAAIPSRPYAAIPLPPYAAIPPTPYAAVLSRPYAAIPSRP; encoded by the coding sequence CTTCGCGGCCTTATGCAGCCATTCCTCAGCGGCCTTATGCAGCCATTCCTCCGCGGCCTTATGCAGCCATTCCTCCGCGGCCTTATGCAGCCATTCCTTCGCGGCCTTATGCAGCCATTCCTCTGCGGCCTTATGCAGCCATTCCTCAGCGGCCTTATGCAGCCATTCCTCCGCGGCCTTATGCAGCCATTCCTCCGCGGCCTTATGCAGCCATTCCTCCGCGGCCTTATGCAGCCATTCCTCAGCGGCCTTATGCAGCCATTCCTCTACGGCCTTATGCAGCCATTCCTTCGCGGCCTTATGCAGCCATTCCCCCGCGGCCTTATCAGCAAGTCCTCCGGGCATTATTGCAGCCCTCCTCTGCGGCCTATGCAGCCCATTCCTCGCGGCCTTATGCAGCATCCTCGCGCATTATTCAGCCATCCTTGCGCGCCTTATGATCCCGGCCCACGGCTTATGCAGCAATTCCTCCGCGGCCTTAGCAGCCATTCATCTGCGGCCTTAGCAGACATTCCTCCGCGGCCTATTCCGCCATTCCTTCGCTGCCCTTATGCAGCCATTCCTCCTCGGCCTTATGCAGCCATTCCTCCGCGGCCTTATGCAGCCATTCCTCAGCGGCCTTATGCAGCCATTCCTCCGCGGCCTTATGCAGCCATTCATCTGCCGCCTTATGCAGCCATTCCTCCAACGCCTTATTCAGCCATTCCTTCGCGGCCTTATGCAGCCATTCCTTCGCGGCCTTATGCAGCCATTCCTCCGCGGCCTTATGCAGCCATTCCTTCGCGGCCTTATGCAGCCATTCCTCCGCGGCCTTATGCAGCCATTCCTTCGCGGCCTTATGCAGCCATTCCTCTGCCGCCTTATGCAGCCATTCCTCCAACGCCTTATGCAGCCGTTCTTTCGCGGCCTTATGCAGCCATTCCTTCGCGGCCTTAA